From Acinonyx jubatus isolate Ajub_Pintada_27869175 chromosome E2, VMU_Ajub_asm_v1.0, whole genome shotgun sequence:
GTGGGCTTCCAGGCGAATGGAACCAACAGAAGAGTTTTGAACCAAATCCACCTTTTCTTGTCCATTATATCCTTTAGTTGCTAGCTGCCTGGTCGAAGACGTGAACAGAGCGGTTCACGGGAGATGATTTGCCAGCTTTTCATCAGAGCGACCTTACTGCTGTGGCCTATagtcctctttttttgttgttgttattgtttttgtttctgaattcttattattttctttattaaacaattttttaacgtttatttatttttgcaagacggagtatgagcaggggaggggcagagagagcgagggagacacagaatccaaagtaggctccaggctctgagctgtcagcccagggcccaacgcggggctcgaacccacgaaccgtgagatcgtgacctgagccgaagtcggatgcttaaccgactgagccacccatgcgcccctggttattttgttttttggtttttttttaagaaagaggggtggagggggggcttGATCTgacaaccgtgagaccatgatctgagccgaaatcaagagtccaactgagccacccaggcactcaagAATTCTTATCTATGTCTACAGAACCTTATTCAAGCTAAGCTCTTCCCACAGTTTATTGTACTATTTAGAAAACACCTTtcccattataaaatataatactggCCCAGTGCAGACGccctagaaaacacagaaagtgcTCTCCACTGCTCGCAAACATTGCTGCTAACAAGTCCTTCCTGGCCAGTACCCGAATGTCACTCCCCCTCCCACTAGGGGCAGTCTATTTCCCCTCCCTTGACTCTGGGAGGTTCCTTGTGACTTGTTTTGACCAAAAGAATATCGGAAGTGATACTATGTCAACGTGGGGCCTAGGCCTTACCAGGCCTGGCCACTCCCACCATTGCCATCTTGGAAACCAGCAGCCATTTTGCGCTGCAGCTTGGGCTTACAGACTGAATAATGAAAGATCCCTTGCAGGGAGAGAGACCAGGTGGAGGAGACCCAGCTCGAGCATGCTGGCCACCAGCaacccccctcccgcccccaccccgtcGCCAGCTGACCGCAGCCACAGGTGAGACCCACCGAAGAACCACCCAGTGAACCCAGTTGGAATTGGGTAATAACTGGGTCATGTAAATACGATTGTTAACAATCATTACTATTTCAAGGCCAAAGCTTCGGCTGGTGGTTATGGATAGTTTAAACAGATGACCCTCGTatgccgccccccccaccccccaacccggAGAGGAACGCCGCTAACATTTTGATGTAGGTACTgccacatttctttttcctgtgcccaaaagcataatttaaaaattagcaacagaggggcccctgggtggctcaggcggtttagcgtcggacttcagctcaggtcatgaactcaccgttggtgggttcgaaccccacatcagactcgctgccgtcggtgcagagcccgctacagatcctctgtctcccttgctctctgcccctccccccactcatactctgtcaaaaataaatattaaaaaaaaaaaaaaacccaggaatatGTGAAATCTACAAAATAAACATCTTGTCATTATTTTTGCGTGCCAGGAACTATCCAGAATGACTTTATTAATAGTTGAGCTGCAGGGTCACcggggtggcacagtcggttaagcggccgacttcagctcgggtcatgatctcgcggttcgtgggttcgagccccgcgtcgggctctgtgctgatggtgtggagcctgctttggattctgtgtctccctctctctccgcccctcccctgttcacactctgtctctctcaaaaaatgaataaacattaaaaaaaaaaaaaagttaagctgTAGCAGGAAGGATGGCAATGTTCTCCTCTCAGCCACCAGGAGGGATGCTGAGCTCCCCAGGGCTCTAAGGATCAAACCCAAATTGACCAACTTAACATGTTCATGCCGCGTTGCCTTACTACTTTGTCCGCAAGGTCCGTGGACAGTAGCAAGTTTTTCGAGCCCCTCCCCAAAATGtgtaagccagaaaaaaaaaaaaaaaaaaaaagtatggattCCCTAAATCGGGAAAGAAACCACCAAAGCAAAGTTAGTGAATGCTCCTTTAAATGCCTGACAgtgaggggcgccggggtggctccgtctggtgagcgtcccactttggctcagtcatgatctcgcggttcctgagtctgagcccgaGTTGGACCCTCTACTGTCAGCACGGatcgtctgtccccctctctctctgcccctcctctactcgtgttctgtctctctctctctctcaaaaataaacatgaaaaaaataataaatgcctgACAGTCAAGTAACCATTAAATATGCCTACATGTCTCTACATTTGAGAACAATTTAGGTTAGCTTTGCCTCAGTCCGCAAGAATTCTTGAGAGGGCAGGGTGAGTGCAGAGAAAACAGAGCCaaacttaaatgaaaatactGCTGTGGAAAAGAGTCTAGCAGTTCCCCGAGAGGTAAAACAGACTTCCCACATGTGAGGGGCTGACTTGCGACCCCTCCGAgttcgtatgttgaaatcctaacccctagcACCTCTGAATGTGAGCAAACGGGGAAAGTGAGAGGTGGTTAAATGAAATCAGTAGGGTGGACCCTAACCCACTATGActggtggtggaggggcagagagagagggggagagagaaagaatcgcaagcaagctccgtgctatcagtgcagagccacacgcggggctcaatctcatgaaccatgagatcatgacctgaactgaaaccaagagtcagatgcttaacccactgagccacccagggacccaaggttgttttatttatttttttattattatttattttttaatttattttttttatttttgagagacagagcaagcacgCACAAGGCGGGAGGagcagaaacaaagagggagacatagaatccaaagtaggctccaggctctgagctgtcagcatggagccccatgcggggctcaaacccacaaactgtgagatcatgacctgagctgaaatcaagagttgggcacttaaccaactgagcctcccgggcGCCTCCCCCAGCCCATGATTTTTTAATGGTCATGCAACAGTCCATGGAGTTTACAGGTAGTAACTAAACTGCTACAGTTAAACAGCTGTTTTTTTTGTGATTAACATTGTCAACTGAAACCAGACCTATATACATCACAGTGGTGTCCACCAATGGTGGGTGCTctcttggatggatggatggatggatggacggactgATGGAAGAATCAATGAATTAATTACTCGATGAATCAATGAATGGCAGGAGTGGTGATGCTGAAGCCTGCCTGACATGACTTTTAAGAGTTTGGAGTTTGAGTATGTGAGACCCATGACTTCCTGTCCTTCCACTTCCCGGCTTAGTGGACTTGGCAAgctcccccacccttctccctaCCAAGCCTCAGGTTTGTCATCTGGAATATGGGTGTATTAATAGCATCACCCAGCTTTCTCATTTCTCCAGTCTCACAGGTGTAAAGCAATAGCTCGttgttatttctttcatatatctctaatttcaatgatttttgaGCATCTAACCATGTTCAGATGAGCCTTTGAGCTGCCCTCTCTTTTACATTGCCTGTTCGTATTCTCACCCATTTTTGTCTTgtatttgccttctttttctccttgatttGCATGAATGCCATGTACATTTCTTGTAGTGTGTTCCCAACATGTAGCAATTTGTGGTGCTCCTCTTCTATTCTGTGCCTTTACTGTGTCTATAATGAGACATTAACAGAAACGCTTGATCTTTAGAATTTTtgtccagctttattgagatataattgatatatagcattgtgtaagtttaaagtgtgCAATGGGATGATTTAGTATATGTATACACTGCAGAACGTGtacacaataaggttagttaacacacccatcacttcacatagttaccatttattttgttgtgtgtgtgtggtgaaaactTTTAAGAGCTGTTACTCTCTTAGAAAcccttaattttgatataatcaGATTTCACCTGGATTTTGCCTGATGGcttatattttgaagttttgtttaAGATGTACTTCTTGCTTACCCCAAATCCCCAAGTTCATCAGGATAGTTCCCTGCATCCTAGTCTTCTGAGCTAGAtggttttggggggagagggggggcgGGGTTTGCATAGAGTTCTAGAGTCCACCTTTGTGCAGAGCAGTGTGAATTAGGGATTTGATTAgggaatttatttaatttatttaattagggaattaataaatgtatttataatataagtattataaatatataatatataatattatatttattatttatttatatttattattaatatattttatttaatataaatatatttattttatatctatattatatataatatatttatatttattatttatatattatacataatataaatatattaattgattaaattaatttaattagggaattaataaacatataatataatataaatatatcatatatcatattatattaattatttatatattatacataatgtaaatatatttattttatatttatattatatataatataatatatttatttattatttatttatatttattatatattatacgtgatataaatatattaattaatttaatcaatttaattagggaattaataaatatattttattataaatatataatatatattctatttatttatttttatttattatttatatattatacataatataaatatatttatattatatataatatatttatttatatttattatttatatagtatacataatataaatatattaattgatttaattagggaattaatataaatatataatatatattatattgtatttattatttatatattatacataatataaatatatttatattatatataatatatttatttattatttatatttattatttatatattatacatgatataaatatattaatcaatttaattaattagggaattaataaatatattaatttattatataaaataaaatatatttactcatCTTTTCGTGAACCATCTGCGCTTTTCAAACAAAAACCTCCTCTGACAGTTACCTGTTTATACCTTAAAAAGCACCAGTATTGTGGTTCCCAAACCAGGAGCTACTGTGaattttttattgaaacacagcgcCATCTGTCGGACACTGTGCGAACTACCAGCTCAGGTAGTTGCGGCTCGACCGCTTCGCTCCAGGCCTTTCGATGACGTCATATGTCCGTGAAGCTGCGTTTTCCTGGGTTGCAGAGAGTAAAAAGCAAACCCCGGGCGAAGATCAATGCGACACTGAACGAAAGCGGCGGTGCTCAGTTCGATCTCAAGGTTTGAGAAGTTGTGCAGCGCCCCCACCGGCGCACACATCCCATTAGTAAATAATTATGcttatttaagaatgaaattaaaatactggctttttctttcaatttatatataaatatatttatttcttttcatatggtTACTAAGCTGTTAGGACATAAGGACTTACCAGGTTGTTTGGACCGAACTGGATAATAAATGAAGCTGTTAGgtatttatttgggggcaccaCGGAAACATGACCGAAACATTAAGAGCCCATGCCCAGAGCAAGTTTGGGCCTGCACAGGGATTGAGAGCTGGGGTTCTGGGGTCAGAAGACCTATGTCTGCAGCCTCCCCTTGCCACTCTTGGACTTCTTGGAACTTCTTTGCCCATCAAACGGAAATCATAAAGGTGATGGAAATTAACGAGACAAGTTCAGGTAAAATTCTCAGACCATTCCTGGCATGTCGTTAAAGGCAATGGATGTCAGATTTATAAACTTATTTCTTTCGTGAACCAAAATGGAGTCATTCAACACTCATATTGCCACCAATGGCTTGTTTTCTTCACTTAATAATATTACCTGGACGTTTTTTCCAGGTCAGCCCTTAAAGGACATAGATTATTCTTTCCAGTGGCTGTGCAGTTTGACGGTTACTTCCTTTTTCCTCACTCTGCAtcctttgggttcttttttttttttttttttaagtaaatgtctgtacccagcgtggggctcaaactcaccaccccaagatcaagagttgcgtgctccactgactgagccagccaggtgcccctacttcaggctctttttaaagtaaacttcagAGAAGTCAACTTTCCTGGGGCTCCCTTGAACCTTTGCTGCAGACTTACAAAGGATTGCTTTGCCTCCCCCTTAAAATAGGTTCTCCTTCTCCCCTCAGACCCTCACCCTTTAGTGACTTCTCTTCCTCTCAGAAAGGACTTCCTTGGAGCGcctcgatggctcagtcggttaagcaagggactcttgattctggctcagatcatgatcttgtggttcgtgagttccagccccaagtcaggctccgtgctggtagcttggagtctgtttgggattctctctccctctctctctgcccttcctccccattcTCACGctcgagttctctctctctctctctctctctctctctctctctctctcaaaataagtaaataaacttaaaaaaagaaagaaagaaaggacttccatttcctcctcccagtTCTGGTGTCATAGCTTTGCCACCTCCAGACCCTGTCACCCTGGGCAGGTTCCACTGGACATGTCCCTCAACTTCCCTGaagctgtttcctcatctgtataacgGGGTTAATAATAGAACCCACATCCCCCAGCTGCTGAATTATATAGGTCAGCATCTAAGGCTGTGAAGGACATGCCTTATGGCCTGAAGGCCCTGttaggggctggggggtggggggaaggctgcCTGGCCGGAGGTCTCTGCCCCCATTCTCATTAAGGGGAACAGCACCTTGTCGCTACCGTCTCTTTTGGGAACCTTGGCCAACAGCAGAGTAAAGAGCTGTGAAGTCACAGAGGCCGGATTGGAAGCTTATCTGTAGTTTAGATGCTGTGTGACTTAGGAAAATGAAACAGTCTTTCTGTGCCTTGCTTTCCTCCATCCGTCTTGGTTAGTTAGGTCTCATCTCGCTGTTGATGCCAAGGGCGGGTGTGTGGAGCGCTGAGCAGGGGCCTGGCAGGCAGCGGGGCTGAAGTTAGCAATGGTTGATAATAGTTGTTCCTCCTCTCTCAAGGCTGGAGGTGGACACGCCGAATTAGATATTTGTTGGGTCAGAGCGCCCTCTGGTGGGCACAGGAAACCACAGCTCAAGGAAAGGGAATATGGAACCGAAGTTTAAGGCGAGAATTAATCCAGTTCCTTCATTCAGCGAACTTCCTGGAACCCCTTCTGCCTGCGGGGTGGTGCTGGAGACCCATCAATGCCCGTAATAGTCCTGGGCCCGCCCTCCTGGGGCTCACAGTTCAGAGGCTGAGACATTAGTGACAGTCCAGAGGGGCCACCTGACTGATGGGGTCCAGGCCCGTCAGGCTGGAATGAGACCCGGGTACAATACAGGCCAGACCTCTCCAGACCTCCTGGGCCATGATGAGGAGccgggctctgtgtctccctgggtGGGCTGGTGTATATGTGAGAGCGTGAATGCGCCTCGGTGTCTGTTAGAAAGTGTgagttgttggggcgcctgggtggtgcagtcggttaagcgtccgacttcagccaggtcacgatctcgcggtccgtgggttcgagccccgcgtcaggctctgggctgatggctcagagactggagcctgtttccgattctgtgtctccctctctctctgcccctcccccgttcatgctctgtctctctctgtccccaaaaaaataaataaacgttgaaaaaacaaacaaacaaaaaaaagaaagtgtgagtTGTGACCGAGTGGGTATCTTATGAGTGGGTTGCGTTTtgtgagcctgtgtgtgtgagcgtgttaGTGTGATTGCGACGAAGCGGACACGAGCCTACTCCGCACCTTGGAGTCCTCAAACCTCCCTGCGTCTGTGAGAGGAGGGGCCACTGGGAGCTTGCACCGCCTGACCGGCTCCCAACGTTTAGACGTCACCCTCTTGTAATCCCCCGCATCCTGGCGATTCTCAAGTACAGGGTCACTGACTCCTGTGCTCCTAAAGCAAATAACcgcaaaataaacagaaacaaacataGCAACACAAGCCCTGTGAAGACCGAAAACCACAAAGCCCAAGGGTGGGTGGTGATGATCTCAGACAGCTATTCTTTCCCAGGAAATCCACGTTCGTATTTATCCAGACACTACTTCCTAACTCAGCTCCTTCAGGCTTCTGCGCGTTCTCACCAACCGGTGCGGCGCTCCGAGACTCCTGGGGGTGCGACCAGGTCTCAGAACAGCCGGAGGGACCAAATGAGGCTCCTGGGGGTAGAAGGCGACCCCCTCCCGCCACCCTTCTTCCCCCAGCCTGCAAGATCCCGGACGCAAGTCCACGCAAGTTGCGGTTCCCGGGATCCCCACCAGGGGGCGCTCCCTGGCCGCTGGCCCTGGAGGCTTCGGAGCGCGCAGCGGTGCAGTCGAAATTCCGTGCCAGGATCGATTCGGCTCCGAATTGGGGTTGAGATTCAACACCGATGACAAAAATAGCACCAGCTGTTTCTTCTGTAGCTCTTGCTACATTCCAGGTACCGCGTGCAGTGCCCCAAATgctttttacctttattttaggggttttgtttggttggttaaAACACACGTGGCACAAACTTGACCTCCAGAGCCACTTTTACTTGTACACTTCAGTGGTATTTACATCCACACTGTGGTGGAGCCGTCGTCACCATCCATCCGAGAACTTTCCAGCTGTAAATCTGCCTCTAGACTTGTTGAACGGCAATTCCACATTCTCCCTGTCCCCCCGACCCCTTCCGACCCACCGATATACTTTCTGTCTTTACGATTTTGACCACTCGCGGCACCTCATCTACGTGGAGTGAGACAGCGTTTGCCTTTTTCGTGGCTGGCTGATTGCCTGGAGCgtaatgtcctcagggttcatccactTGGAGCGCGGGGCAGAATTAACTTCCTTGTTAAGGCTGAAGactatcccattgtatgtatattacaCATTTGGCCGGACACGCGGCTTCCTGCCGTGTCGTGGCGGTTACGTTCAGATCGTCCTCGTGCAGCTTTGGGCCCTTACTGTTCACAGTTTGCCCAtgaggaaacagacccagagaaggTAGATGattttgcctaaggtcacacggCGCAGGAGTGTGAAAGCAGGCGGTCTACAACTGTGTGACTCCAGAATCCGTGATGTTTCTCCCTTGGGGTCCCCCCCCACCCGACCCCCCGCAGGTTTCCCGCGGAAGGGGGAAAGCGTGGGGGTTTAGGGGTGCTGCCTGAGGTGAGCTGGGATAGATCGGGAGGGCCCTGAGTCACCAGGAAGAGGCCGGTATGCCGCCTGTGGGGGAGACTCGCTtccggcgggggggtggggtggggggcgggagggggaggggagtccaGCTCAGCCTAGGGCCGCCGCGCTCTAAGAAGGAGCGATTCACCGCCTCTCCCGCCCGCCAGAGGGCGCGAGGAGAACATGATACCCATTTTCAGGTGGGTCAACCGAGACCCCCTGCGAGGTCAGTAACCAGCCGAGGGTCAGgcggagggtgggcagagagtgGCTGTGACCCCCAGCAGCCCCATTCCAAACACCTGTACTCCTGCTGCATCGTTTCAGCATCTCGCCCTGCTCCCCCCGGCCCCGTAAGGATGGCGGACCGAAAATGTCCCCATCTGTCTCCAAAAtggcctctctccctccacttgCCAGCTCACTTGCCATCAAGCGCCTGGTCCTTTCCACATGGAGACGTGGGGTCTTTTTCTGCTCcgtttgaatctgggctggccttcTGACTCGGTTTCACCGAGAAGTCAAGTCCCACCCAATCACTCCTTTCCCCAAACCCTCTGATGTTTTCCTAGATCTCTAAAGGCCAAAGCAAAACTCATAATGGTTGGACATGTTCTGTCCAACACCACTGGGCAATCGGGACAATTTAAAATTGAATTGATTGAATTGGTTAAGTGTAAGATTGAACATCCACTTCCTCAGCCATATCAGTGACGTTATAGGTGCTCAAGAGCCACATGGGGCGGCTGGTTACCATCGCAGGGAAAGTATAGGACATGTCCGCCATCACGGAAAGTTCTCTTGGACAGCACCGCTCGGCTTCTCTGTCCCCATGTGATCTGCCTCAGTACCCACCACTCTCCCGTGGCTTCAGACACCCAGATCTCCTCGCTGTTCAGGGAACACTGGGGAcctgttcctgcctcagggcctttgcacctgctgcccacccccaccccttccgcGGCCTGGAGTGCTTCTCCCCAGGATGTTGGCACGGCTCCATTCTTCACTTCATTCCAGCCTTTGTTTCCTGATGACCCACGGACTGTatctgtcggggggggggggggttcgtgGGGGAATGGGTGACGCGGCCATCGCGGGCCAAAGTGCAGAAGGACAGGGCAGGTGGCTCAGGGCCCCCGGGGGAGGGACCGCCGCAGCCCGGAGCCCAGGTCGCCGCGCTAAAGGGTTCCACCAAGCAGCAGACTTCCCCGAGGAGGGACCCGGGAGCCCCGGGCCCGCGTCCCTGCCGCCCACGCCGCAGCGCGAGCGGCTCCCGGAGAgcgtcccccgccccccgccttccCGCTGTCCCCCGCGCCCGAGCGCCCGCGGCCCCGAGGACACCGAGGACACCTCTCGGTGGCGGCCGGAGGAGGCGGGAGGGACGGGGCGGGCCGCGCGGGACCCGGAGCTCGGCGCTGGCGCGGCGGCAGGACGCACGCCAAGTGCAGACCCTTGCGGAGCGTCGTGGGCCCGGGGACGCACAAAAGACGCTGCCGGAGAAGGGCACGCTGCTGCACGACACCGGGAGGCCGCGGGGCGAGCATGCGCGGCGCAGGGTTTGCGATCGGCGCCTAGTTCGGGGGCGGGGGGCCAGGCAGCCCGCGCTGACAAGGCGACCTTTGGGCGAAGACCCGAAGAGGTGAGGGCTGGGGCGGGCCGGTGCCCGAGGGAGGCTCCTTCGGGAGGCGCGGGCCTAGCGGTCGCTCACGTGGGATCACGGACCCCACCGGGGCCAGCCTCCCGCGCTGTTTGTGTCCCCGCGGGGTCAGTTGGTGGGGGAGAGATTCGGGCCGTCGTGTGCGTCCTTATTGGATTCTGCGCACAGAACAGGCGTGGGGGAATTGGAGGAAGGCAGGTTTTCACTGCCATTTCCCAGACGAGGAAAGGGAGGCTCCGGGGCGGGGCAAGGGAGCTCGAACCCGGATTCGTCCTCCTCCGGGGCTCCCTCGCGGAACCGCGGGACCGTTCCAGACCACGTGGCCGCGGTGTCCCTTTACCCCGTCCCCGACCCCACCTCGGCCCGCACGCTCGGGCCGGACCCGTCCGCCCCGTCGGCCAGCTCGGGTCCCGGCGCTCCTGGGAATGGGGTCGGCTCCCACATCTTCCGGAGGGGAGGTCGAGGGCTCCCGGGCCGGCCGGCGTCGCCCCCTGCCCACGTCCCACCCCTCGCCAGAGGGGAGAGAGCCCGCACGACCTGCGGCTCCCGCGCCTCCCGCCAGGGGGCGCCCCAGGACCGCTGCTTAAAGGCGCGCGGCGCGGGCTTCCCCGGAGGGCGCCGGAGGCTGCAGCCACTGGCCCAGGACCTGAAAGGGCCAAAGCTCCACGTGGCCTTTGAACGTCAGGCAGCGGCCCGTCAAGGGAGGTCCCGAGATCAGCAGCATCAGCCTCCGCTGGAGCTAGATAGACATGCATATCCTTGAGCCCACCCCAGACGGAAGGAATGACTTCGGGTTGGGATCCTGCAGTCTGTGTCTTAGAAGgccttccagatgattctgatgcacgCCCAGCTTGAGACGGGTCTGCTGTGGGGTCTGATTATCTCCCGGAGCCCTGGGGGGATCCGTTCGCAGTCCCGGGTGCACAGTGGAATCATCTGGAAGCCTTAGGGCTCTGGATGCCCCAGCCACACCTGCGCCAGTTCAGTGAGCGTCTCTGAGCGTGCGGGCTGGGCGGGGGTGTTTGAAAGCTCCCGGGTCATTCCACACCAGCCAGGATGGGGAAACCACCGTCCCCGGGGCCCCAATCAGGGCTGAGATGTCTCGTGAGGAACTGACCGCCTCTGGTGTATAACAGGAATAGGACAGATGATGTCCACTGGGG
This genomic window contains:
- the LOC128313172 gene encoding translation initiation factor IF-2-like; its protein translation is MGDAAIAGQSAEGQGRWLRAPGGGTAAARSPGRRAKGFHQAADFPEEGPGSPGPASLPPTPQRERLPESVPRPPPSRCPPRPSARGPEDTEDTSRWRPEEAGGTGRAARDPELGAGAAAGRTPSADPCGASWARGRTKDAAGEGHAAARHREAAGRACAAQGLRSAPSSGAGGQAARADKATFGRRPEEVRAGAGRCPREAPSGGAGLAVAHVGSRTPPGPASRAVCVPAGSVGGGEIRAVVCVLIGFCAQNRRGGIGGRQVFTAISQTRKGRLRGGARELEPGFVLLRGSLAEPRDRSRPRGRGVPLPRPRPHLGPHARAGPVRPVGQLGSRRSWEWGRLPHLPEGRSRAPGPAGVAPCPRPTPRQRGESPHDLRLPRLPPGGAPGPLLKGARRGLPRRAPEAAATGPGPERAKAPRGL